One window of the Pelmatolapia mariae isolate MD_Pm_ZW linkage group LG15, Pm_UMD_F_2, whole genome shotgun sequence genome contains the following:
- the tbc1d23 gene encoding TBC1 domain family member 23 isoform X1, with the protein MADAVEEALLGSWDQDLIDALDSGGSDMEMERGTIQVQEQSAEHRAKMWKIALNVSGKGDSLASWDGVLDLPEQKLIHNRSQQLIDQLAVSEDERSEMASDVESVITFYCKSRNITFTPELSWPHLLKPLLGLHLPRSDLYNCFYAIMNKYIPRDCVPKGRPFHLYRLLLQYHEPELCSFLDTKKITPDSYAISWLGSLFSSHCLPEVTQTLWDSYLQQADPFLIFFLMLIILVNAKETILTQEGESKEDIIKMLEASPSLLESEDIEDLFSLAQYYQSKTPLSLRKMNQNLFGSSLVALKEEDTDLSQALCLPVSVPEILQANQLQQDGVRFFVVDCRPAEQYNAGHLSTAFHLDSDLMLQNPSEFALSVKSLLETQKQSLESGSIASGEHLCFMGSGREEEDMYMNMVLAHFLQKNKEYVSIAKGGFMALQQHLVDMNVEGLDSSYVHWIVSTSGSHSSLSSADGESLSGPGDSKGVKSLVNKMTFALKSKSVNVKEKMISFIENTSAPVDRISFNLPWPEKVIPDRHVSSSDRVGKPYRGVKPVFSIADEEEYDTDEIDSSSISDDDRKEIVNIQTWINKPDVKHHIPCNEVKETGHMFPSHLLITATHMYCLREIATRKGFAYIQSRQALNSVVKITSKKKHPELITFKFGTNNSAGVEISAVERYLIPNAGDATKVIKQQIMKVLDALESS; encoded by the exons attGCTCTCAATGTCTCCGGAAAAGGCGACAGCCTGGCTTCGTGGGACGGTGTCCTCGATTTACCAGAACAGAAGCTCATTCATAACCGGAGTCAGCAGCTGATCG ACCAGCTGGCAGTGTCGGAGGATGAGAGGAGTGAAATGGCGTCCGACGTTGAGTCAGTCATCACTTTCTACTGCAAGTCACGTAACATCACTTTCACCCCTGAGCTCAGCTGGCCGCACCTGCTCAAACCGCTGCTGGGGCTTCATCTACCCCGGAGCGACCTCTACAACTGCTTCTATGCTATCATGAACAAATACATCCCTCG GGACTGTGTGCCCAAAGGCCGACCCTTCCACCTGTACAGACTGCTGCTGCAGTATCACGAGCCAGAGCTGTGCTCGTTCTTGGACACCAAAAAGATCACACCAGACTCCTATGCCATCAGCTGG CTGGGCAGTCTGTTTTCAAGCCACTGCCTTCCTGAAGTTACCCAGACATTGTGGGACTCGTACCTCCAGCAGGCGGACCCTTTTCTCATCTTCTTTCTCATGCTTATCATCCTCGTCAATGCCAA AGAGACCATACTTACACAAGAAGGAGAAAGCAAAGAGGACATTATCA AAATGCTGGAAGCatctccttctctcctggagTCCGAGGACATTGAAGACTTGTTTTCACTGGCCCAGTATTACCAGAGCAAAACCCCTCTGTCGCTCAGAAAG ATGAATCAGAATCTGTTTGGTAGCAGTTTGGTGGCTCTCAAAGAGGAGGACACTGACCTCAGTCAGGCATTGTGCCTCCCTGTGTCTGTCCCTGAAATTCTGCAGGCAAACCAGCTGCAGCAG gatGGGGTACGTTTCTTCGTGGTGGATTGCCGGCCTGCAGAGCAGTACAATGCTGGCCATCTGTCCACAGCCTTCCACCTGGACTCAGACCTG ATGCTCCAGAACCCATCTGAGTTTGCACTCTCTGTGAAGTCCCTCTTGGAGACACAGAAGCAGTCTTTAGAGTCAGGTTCCATCGCCAGCGGAGAGCACCTGTGCTTCATGGGCAGtgggagagaagaggaagacaTGTACATGAACATGGTGTTGGCACATTTCCTGCAG aaaaacaaagagtaTGTCAGCATCGCAAAAGGAGGTTTTATGG CTCTTCAGCAGCACCTGGTAGACATGAACGTCGAGGGGCTTGACTCCTCGTACGTCCACTGGATCGTCAGCACATCTGGATCTCACAGCAGCCTCAGCTCAGCTGAT GGAGAGTCTCTGAGTGGCCCTGGAGACAGCAAAGGTGTGAAGTCCCTGGTCAACAAAATGACATTTGCTCTCAAGTCCAAGTCGGTCAATGTTAAGGAGAAGATGATCAGCTTCATTGAGAATACCTCTGCCCCCGTCGACAG AATATCTTTCAATCTACCCTGGCCAGAGAAGGTGATTCCAGATCG GCACGTGAGCAGCAGCGACCGCGTCGGCAAACCTTACCGGGGAGTGAAGCCTGTGTTCAGTATTGCTGATGAAGAAGAGTATGATACAG ATGAGATAGACAGTTCCTCCATATCGGATGATGACCGGAAGGAGATTGTCAACATTCAGACCTGGATAAACAAACCTGATGTAAAGCATCATATTCCATGTAACGAGGTGAAAGAAACAGGTCACATGTTCCCCAG TCACTTGTTGATCACAGCCACTCACATGTACTGCCTGAGAGAGATCGCCACGAGGAAGGGCTTTGCTTACATCCAGTCCAGACAAGCGCTGAACTCAGTGGTGAAGATCACATCCAAAAAGAAGCACCCAGAGCTAATCACGTTCAAGTTTGGAACCAACAATTCAGCTGGAGTGGAGATTTCAGCAGTTGAGAG ATATTTGATTCCCAATGCGGGCGATGCCACGAAGGTCATCAAGCAGCAGATCATGAAAGTCCTGGATGCCCTGGAGAGCTCATAA
- the tbc1d23 gene encoding TBC1 domain family member 23 isoform X2 — MADAVEEALLGSWDQDLIDALDSGGSDMEMERGTIQVQEQSAEHRAKMWKIALNVSGKGDSLASWDGVLDLPEQKLIHNRSQQLIDQLAVSEDERSEMASDVESVITFYCKSRNITFTPELSWPHLLKPLLGLHLPRSDLYNCFYAIMNKYIPRDCVPKGRPFHLYRLLLQYHEPELCSFLDTKKITPDSYAISWLGSLFSSHCLPEVTQTLWDSYLQQADPFLIFFLMLIILVNAKETILTQEGESKEDIIKMLEASPSLLESEDIEDLFSLAQYYQSKTPLSLRKMNQNLFGSSLVALKEEDTDLSQALCLPVSVPEILQANQLQQDGVRFFVVDCRPAEQYNAGHLSTAFHLDSDLMLQNPSEFALSVKSLLETQKQSLESGSIASGEHLCFMGSGREEEDMYMNMVLAHFLQKNKEYVSIAKGGFMALQQHLVDMNVEGLDSSYVHWIVSTSGSHSSLSSADGESLSGPGDSKGVKSLVNKMTFALKSKSVNVKEKMISFIENTSAPVDRHVSSSDRVGKPYRGVKPVFSIADEEEYDTDEIDSSSISDDDRKEIVNIQTWINKPDVKHHIPCNEVKETGHMFPSHLLITATHMYCLREIATRKGFAYIQSRQALNSVVKITSKKKHPELITFKFGTNNSAGVEISAVERYLIPNAGDATKVIKQQIMKVLDALESS, encoded by the exons attGCTCTCAATGTCTCCGGAAAAGGCGACAGCCTGGCTTCGTGGGACGGTGTCCTCGATTTACCAGAACAGAAGCTCATTCATAACCGGAGTCAGCAGCTGATCG ACCAGCTGGCAGTGTCGGAGGATGAGAGGAGTGAAATGGCGTCCGACGTTGAGTCAGTCATCACTTTCTACTGCAAGTCACGTAACATCACTTTCACCCCTGAGCTCAGCTGGCCGCACCTGCTCAAACCGCTGCTGGGGCTTCATCTACCCCGGAGCGACCTCTACAACTGCTTCTATGCTATCATGAACAAATACATCCCTCG GGACTGTGTGCCCAAAGGCCGACCCTTCCACCTGTACAGACTGCTGCTGCAGTATCACGAGCCAGAGCTGTGCTCGTTCTTGGACACCAAAAAGATCACACCAGACTCCTATGCCATCAGCTGG CTGGGCAGTCTGTTTTCAAGCCACTGCCTTCCTGAAGTTACCCAGACATTGTGGGACTCGTACCTCCAGCAGGCGGACCCTTTTCTCATCTTCTTTCTCATGCTTATCATCCTCGTCAATGCCAA AGAGACCATACTTACACAAGAAGGAGAAAGCAAAGAGGACATTATCA AAATGCTGGAAGCatctccttctctcctggagTCCGAGGACATTGAAGACTTGTTTTCACTGGCCCAGTATTACCAGAGCAAAACCCCTCTGTCGCTCAGAAAG ATGAATCAGAATCTGTTTGGTAGCAGTTTGGTGGCTCTCAAAGAGGAGGACACTGACCTCAGTCAGGCATTGTGCCTCCCTGTGTCTGTCCCTGAAATTCTGCAGGCAAACCAGCTGCAGCAG gatGGGGTACGTTTCTTCGTGGTGGATTGCCGGCCTGCAGAGCAGTACAATGCTGGCCATCTGTCCACAGCCTTCCACCTGGACTCAGACCTG ATGCTCCAGAACCCATCTGAGTTTGCACTCTCTGTGAAGTCCCTCTTGGAGACACAGAAGCAGTCTTTAGAGTCAGGTTCCATCGCCAGCGGAGAGCACCTGTGCTTCATGGGCAGtgggagagaagaggaagacaTGTACATGAACATGGTGTTGGCACATTTCCTGCAG aaaaacaaagagtaTGTCAGCATCGCAAAAGGAGGTTTTATGG CTCTTCAGCAGCACCTGGTAGACATGAACGTCGAGGGGCTTGACTCCTCGTACGTCCACTGGATCGTCAGCACATCTGGATCTCACAGCAGCCTCAGCTCAGCTGAT GGAGAGTCTCTGAGTGGCCCTGGAGACAGCAAAGGTGTGAAGTCCCTGGTCAACAAAATGACATTTGCTCTCAAGTCCAAGTCGGTCAATGTTAAGGAGAAGATGATCAGCTTCATTGAGAATACCTCTGCCCCCGTCGACAG GCACGTGAGCAGCAGCGACCGCGTCGGCAAACCTTACCGGGGAGTGAAGCCTGTGTTCAGTATTGCTGATGAAGAAGAGTATGATACAG ATGAGATAGACAGTTCCTCCATATCGGATGATGACCGGAAGGAGATTGTCAACATTCAGACCTGGATAAACAAACCTGATGTAAAGCATCATATTCCATGTAACGAGGTGAAAGAAACAGGTCACATGTTCCCCAG TCACTTGTTGATCACAGCCACTCACATGTACTGCCTGAGAGAGATCGCCACGAGGAAGGGCTTTGCTTACATCCAGTCCAGACAAGCGCTGAACTCAGTGGTGAAGATCACATCCAAAAAGAAGCACCCAGAGCTAATCACGTTCAAGTTTGGAACCAACAATTCAGCTGGAGTGGAGATTTCAGCAGTTGAGAG ATATTTGATTCCCAATGCGGGCGATGCCACGAAGGTCATCAAGCAGCAGATCATGAAAGTCCTGGATGCCCTGGAGAGCTCATAA